A single genomic interval of Sceloporus undulatus isolate JIND9_A2432 ecotype Alabama chromosome 2, SceUnd_v1.1, whole genome shotgun sequence harbors:
- the KIF2B gene encoding LOW QUALITY PROTEIN: kinesin-like protein KIF2B (The sequence of the model RefSeq protein was modified relative to this genomic sequence to represent the inferred CDS: deleted 1 base in 1 codon), protein MGGPFGAIQVGSYLSIRRSDGRVHRALVTALQEESRSVTVEWIERGANKGKKVDLAQAFALNPHLAPTAMSTTTSEQGDRSSPLPAVASSPLLLGKSPGGDGAERDPLRRPPSTGTARKSPCVLEVERLRELREQRHRENLEKRARRGATDAHPHADLIAMIEEYRAVLQRGEGVPPLEPSRSIASTPGARRICVCVRKRPLNQREVGLRDVDVVTIPCPEVVLVHEAKQKLDLTRYLEHQAFRFDHAFDAAESNEGVYRHAAQPLVETIFRGGMATCFAYGQTGSGKTHTMGGDFCGKKQQQDASSGIYAMAARDVFALLQEPAYQGLGLQVFGAFFEIYWGKVYDLLNWKSRLRVLEDSNQQVQVVGLLEQEVLCVEDVLKLIEVGNRCRTSGQTSANSHSSRSHAVFQIILKRRGRLHGKFSLIDLAGNERGADTSTADRQTRLEGAEINKSLLALKECIRALGRNKGHTPFRASKLTQVLRDSFIGENSCTCMIATISPGMRSCEHTLNTLRYANRVKELSVDPTAFRQCHPILPRPIFPLEDLSRPWAIQSLPETDEFKVFCVQKEDQVSPPALTLVPRGKTQNKRKEIDERALVEEHQESLRWLKAFLKMAEDVDYDMDFYASQFEAVLTQKIAILSEIQDKVKCFRTNLSKEESGANHLLVKRSRIL, encoded by the exons ATGGGGGGTCCCTTCGGGGCCATCCAGGTGGGCAGCTACCTGTCCATCCGCAGGTCTGACGGGAGGGTCCACCGGGCGCTGGTGACGGCGCTGCAGGAGGAGAGCCGGAGTGTGACGGTGGAATGGATCGAGCGCGGGGCCAACAAGGGCAAGAAGGTGGACCTGGCCCAGGCCTTTGCCCTCAACCCCCACCTGGCCCCGACGGCGATGTCCACCACGACTTCGGAGCAAGGTGATCGCTCCAGCCCACTCCCGGCGGTGGCcagctcccccctcctcctcggAAAGTCACCCGGCGGGGACGGGGCCGAACGGGACCCCCTCCGCCGTCCCCCCTCGACAGGTACGGCTCGGAAGTCTCCCTGTGTCTTGGAGGTGGAGAGGCTGCGGGAGCTGAGGGAGCAGCGGCACCGGGAGAACCTAGAGAAGCGGGCCCGTCGAGGGGCCACGGACGCCCACCCACACGCCGACCTCATCGCCATGATTGAGGAGTACCGTGCTGTCCTTCAACGGGGCGAGGGGGTCCCCCCCTTGGAGCCCAGCCGTTCCATAGCCTCGACTCCCGGCGCCCGTCGGATCTGCGTCTGCGTCCGCAAGCGTCCCCTCAACCAGCGCGAGGTGGGCCTCCGCGACGTGGACGTGGTGACCATCCCTTGCCCTGAGGTGGTGCTGGTCCATGAGGCCAAGCAGAAGCTGGACCTGACCCGCTACCTGGAGCACCAGGCCTTCCGCTTCGACCACGCCTTCGATGCCGCCGAGAGCAACGAGGGTGTCTACAGGCACGCGGCCCAGCCCCTGGTGGAGACCATCTTCCGG GGGGGCATGGCCACCTGCTTCGCCTATGGACAGACCGGCAGCGGGAAGACCCACACCATGGGAGGTGACTTCTGTGGCAAGAAGCAACAGCAGGATGCCTCCAGCGGCATCTACGCCATGGCTGCCCGTGATGTCTTTGCCCTCCTGCAGGAGCCTGCCTACCAAGGCTTGGGCCTTCAGGTCTTTGGCGCCTTCTTTGAGATCTACTGGGGAAAAGTCTATGACCTGCTCAACTGGAAGAGCCGGCTGAGGGTGCTGGAGGACAGCAACCAGCAGGTCCAGGTGGTAGGCCTCCTGGAGCAGGAGGTCCTCTGCGTGGAGGATGTCCTCAAGCTGATCGAGGTGGGCAACCGGTGCCGGACGTCAGGCCAGACCTCGGCCAACTCCCACTCCTCCCGGAGCCATGCTGTCTTCCAGATCATCCTCAAGAGGAGAGGGAGGCTTCATGGCAAGTTCTCCTTGATCGACTTGGCCGGCAATGAGCGAGGGGCGGACACCTCCACCGCCGACCGACAGACCAGACTGGAAGGGGCCGAGATCAACAAGAGCCTCCTGGCACTCAAGGAGTGCATACGCGCCTTAGGCCGCAACAAGGGCCACACGCCCTTCCGGGCCAGCAAGCTCACCCAAGTGCTGAGGGACTCCTTCATAGGGGAAAACTCTTGCACCTGCATGATTGCCACCATCTCTCCAGGCATGAGGTCCTGCGAGCACACGCTCAACACCCTGAGGTATGCCAACCGGGTGAAGGAGCTCTCCGTGGACCCAACCGCCTTCCGGCAGTGTCATCCCATCTTACCTCGGCCCATCTTCCCATTAGAAGACTTGTCGAGACCATGGGCCATCCAGAGTTTGCCAGAGACAGATGAGTTCAAAGTCTTCTGTGTACAGAAGGAAGACCAAGTCTCCCCGCCAGCCCTAACACTTGTCCCCAGAGGAAAGACTCAGAATAAGAGGAAAGAAATAGACGAGAGGGCTCTGGTGGAAGAGCACCAGGAGTCTCTCAGGTGGTTGAAAGCCTTTCTCAAAATGGCTGAAGATGTCGACTACGACATGGACTTTTATGCCTCCCAGTTTGAAGCGGTCCTCACCCAAAAGATTGCTATCCTGTCAGAGATCCAAGACAAAGTCAAATGTTTCCGTACAAACCTCTCCAAGGAAGAGTCGGGGGCCAATCACTTATTAGTAAAGAGGTCCCGTATCCTGTGA